A portion of the Lampris incognitus isolate fLamInc1 chromosome 9, fLamInc1.hap2, whole genome shotgun sequence genome contains these proteins:
- the mrps12 gene encoding 28S ribosomal protein S12, mitochondrial-like translates to MMSFWSLRPVLTSLLQVSQSASMWTAPILSRTMATLNQMHRQGKPPPRPKRVSAMCGRPQMKAVVLKTMIRKPKKPNSANRKCARVRLSNGKEVVVYIPGEGHNLQEHNVVLVQGGKTQDLPGVKLTVVRGKYDCAHVVKKKQ, encoded by the exons ATGATGTCATTTTGGAGTTTGAGACCAGTGTTGACGTCGCTGTTACAAG TTTCTCAGTCTGCCTCCATGTGGACCGCACCTATCCTATCTAGAACCATGGCCACCTTGAATCAGATGCACCGTCAAGGGAAGCCTCCACCTCGTCCTAAACGTGTCAGTGCCATGTGTGGCCGGCCCCAGATGAAGGCAGTCGTTCTGAAGACCATGATCCGCAAACCCAAGAAACCCAACTCGGCGAACCGTAAATGTGCCCGTGTGCGCCTGTCCAATGGAAAGGAGGTAGTAGTCTATATTCCAGGGGAGGGACACAACCTCCAGGAACATAATGTGGTGCTGGTGCAGGGTGGCAAGACGCAGGACCTGCCCGGGGTCAAACTGACTGTCGTCCGAGGCAAATACGACTGTGCTCACGTGGTGAAGAAGAAGCAGTAG